The genomic segment GCCGGTCAGCGTCAACAACCCACGCCACCTGTACGATCTCACCAAGGCCCTGGGCGAGCATTTCACCCTGCTGCACACGGCAAACCGCGGCATGGTCGCGCGCCTGTCCTCTGTCTACGACAACGCATCGGATGCCACGGGATTTCTGCCGGACCTGTTTCGCCAACTGGCGGCTGAAAAGGCCTTCTCCCTGGACAGCACGCCCAATGCGAGCCGCGACTACATTCATATCGACGACGTGCTGGCTGCCCTCGTCGCCCTAATGACGCAAGGCCAGGCGGGCTCCATCTACAACGTGGGCAGCGGTGAGAACGTCAGCAACGCCGAGATGGTCGATCTGATCAACCGCAGGGGCTGGCATGTCGTCCTGACCCGGCCGGTGACCCCCATGGCACCGTCACCGCGCATACATATCGATCGCCTGCGCACACTTGGCGTCGAGCCGCGCAGTACGCTGGACTATCTGAAAAACCAACTCGATGGAATCGCGAAATGAAGCTCCTGCGCCTCGATCATGATGGCCTGCTCGATTACACCCATCGTCAATTGTCGAATTTCTTTCCTGACAGTCGCCCCGCCGATCGTCAGGTAATGGCAGCACACATGCCAGAGGCGCTGGCCCGCATCGGGCGCTGCATCAACCATGTTCGATGCTGGACGCCTGATACTTTCGACCACCTGCACTCCACGCAGTACTGCCTTTATCTCTACTACCTGTCGAACACTCTCTGGCGCAACACTGGCGATAACGAACTGGCCACGCGCCTGTTTCTGTTGAACAAGGCCCTGAACGGCATCGACTGTTTCTACGAGATCGAGCTTCCCGATGTTATGTTCATCGGCCATTCGGTCGGCATCGTCCTGGCCAAGGCGACCTACGGCAGCCATCTGGTCCTCTATCAGAACTCGACCGTGGGCAAGAACCACGGTATTGCGCCCGTGATCGGCGAGGGTGTCGTGATGTATCCGAACACCGCCATCATCGGCCGCTGCCAGATCGGCAACGGCACCGTGCTTGCGCAAGGAGTGAGCATAATCAACCGGGATACACCGGGCAACTGCTATGCCTTTGCCAATGGCCATGGCGGCTTGCACTTCACCGCCCCCAAGCGCGACATCCTTGCCGACATCTTTCGTAGCTGACCGCTCCCGATGAAAAACACGCAACTCAAAAAAGCCGAGATAGCCTACAAGCAGAAGGAATATGCCAAGGCCGAGGCTGTCTGTCGCGCACTACTGGAGGAGCATCCCCGTCAGTACAGCACACTGATTGTTCTGGCTAACACATTGCTGATGCAGCATCGCTTCGACGAGGCGGAAAGCACCTGTCAAAAGATTCTGGAGCTTTCCCCGGACCACCCCAGGGCGCTCAACCAACTGGCCGTGATTTATCTCGAAAGGGACAGGAACCGGCGCGGCGCGATCGACTGCCTGAGCCGAGCGGTTGCAGTCGAGGCCGATGACTGGGAAGCCCTGGCAAACCTGGGGCAGCTCTATATTGAAGAAGGCATGTTTGCGGAAGGGACCGACCTGCTGGAACGCTCCCTGCGCATCAACCCAAAGAACTTCTCCGTGCATAACGGTCTGGGCATGCTGGAAAAGGAACGGGGCCGCCCGAACCTGGCTGTAAATCATTTCCGGCGAGCATTGAAACTGCGCCCTGCCAACCAGGCGGTTCGAAACAACCTTGCCTCATGCGGCGGTCAGGCATTGCTGAAAGTGGAACTCGGTGCTGGGCACAAATCCCCGGAATTCATGGCCGCCTACCAGTTGGCGGGAAGGGGGGAATATCAGGCAGCGGCCCAGCAGTTTCTCGCCCTGCTCGAACAGGACCCGAACAATCTGGATATCATCGCCGCGCTCGCCAAGGCCTACCTGGCAATGGGTGATTTCGCGGAGGCGCTCAAGGTTTCCGACCGGCTGGTCCAGCTCGCTCCGGACTGGTCGGAAACGCACAACATCCGCGGTTTCCTGCTTGGCAGCACCGGGGGCGACATCAACGACATCGTTGCCCACTTCAAGAGAGCTGCCGAACTTGCACGCGATGATTGGCAGGCTCTGATCAATCTTGGGCATCTGGCCCTCGACCAGGAGTCCCTTGAGGATGCCATGGGCTACTTCGAGCGCGCCCTGGAAATCTCACCGGGCAATATCAAGGCCCTCAATGGCCTGGCCTACATCCATACCATGCGCCTGGACTACGGGTCGGCGGCCGACCTTTATAGCCAGATGTTCGAGGCCACACCGGACAATCCAGTCATTGCCACGAACCTGATCACCGCCCTCAGCAAGGCGGAACGTCGTGATGACGCCTACCAAATATGCCGGCGCTACCTGGAAATAGAGAATCCGGATGTCACCGTCTTCTCGGTCTACAGTTCCGCGCGGCACGGTTGCCTTTGGGACATATCGAAGCAACTGCTGCCCAAGATGCGTGCCCAGATGGAGCGTACCGAGGCCGGCCTTGCAACCTACTTCGTCGGGGCGAACCTGGGCCTCATGAGTGAGCCAGACTTTTCCAACGAAGACCTGCTGACCTTTCACAAGAAGATCGGCGCTCAAACCTCCATCACCACCCGCCCGCCCACCCGTGCGCCCCATACCAAGGCAACCACACCACGCAAGCGGCTGCGCATCGGCTACCTATCGGCGGACTTCAATGCGCATTCGGTCAGTTTCTTTTTCCACAATCTTTTCCGGGAACACGATCCCGACCGCTTCGAGATCTACCTGTATTCGAATACGGCCATCGCTCGGGAAGACAACATAACGGCCCTTTACCGCAAGCTGGCAGAGAAGTTTCTCTGCATCTACGGCCTGACCGACGAGCAAGTGGCGGATCGGATAGAAGCCGATGGCATCAATGTTCTCGTGGACATGGGCGGCTATACGGATCGGTCCCGACTGGCCGTGCTTGCCTACCGGCCTGCGCCAGTGCAACTGTCCTATCTGGGGTACCCGGCAACGACCGGTATGCCGGAGGTCGATTATGTCCTGGCCGACCCTTATCTCAATGGACCGGAAAATGCGCGTTATTTCACCGAAAAACTTCTCGAATTGCCTGAGTCTTTCTTGTGTTTCGGGCACCTGCGCCTGCGCGATATTGCCAACGAGATGCCCTTGGATCAAAACGGGTTCATCACCTTCGGTTCCCTGACGAACCCCTACAAGCTGAACGAGCGCACTCTCGATGTCTGGTGTCAGGTGATGCATGCCATTCCCGACAGCCGTTTTTACCTCAATCATCCGCGCTTCGACTGGAAGATGGCAATCGACCGCGTCACCCAGGCTTTTGTCGAGCGCGGCATCGACGCGGAGCGCCTGACGATCGAAAGCCGGCGTGATCCCTCGGGTTCCCATCTGGGCCTGTATGCCCACATGGACCTCAGTCTCGACACCATGCCCCTGACCGGCGGCACCACCACCGTCGATGCCCTGTCGATGGGCATCCCCGTCGTCACCCGGGCCGGCGAAGTCTTCCACCAGCGCATTTCCTATTCCGTCATCAAGAATATCGGACTGGATGTAGACGAACTCGTATCCTTCGACGACCGGGAGTTTGTCGCCAAGGCCATTGCCCTCGCGTCCAACCCGGAAAGAATCCGCCATTTCCGCACCAACATTCCGACCGCCCTGAGAAGCGGCATTCTCTGCGACACGGTACGTTTTACCCGCCAGCTGGAAGACGCCTACCTGAACGCCTGGCAAAACCTTTGCCCGGATCATCCCCTTGCCGAGTTCGTGAAAGCCGATGATGAGACCGGCCAACAGAAGAGGCAATATGGGCTGGTATCAATCTCCACCGCCCCCTCCACCGATGACCTGTTCCATTATGTCCTTCAGGAACGGGGGCAATGGTATGAAAACGAAGTCCACTATTTTGCTGAAATTGCCGACCTCTTCCCGCTGGTCTGGGATATCGGCGACGACCCGGGCGTCTACGCGATACCGATCGCCATCGCCCAATTGCCGAGCGGTGGCAGCACCACCGCCATCAGGATCGACAGCGACGTGCGGCAACTGCTCGAACGCTCATCCCGCGCCAACAATCTCCCCAATCTCAAGATCACTGGTGAAGCCGATCTTGCCGCCAGGCCGGATCTCATACGCCTGGCCTTTATGGAAGAGAACGACTCCCTCGCCTGGATGGAGCAGCATTGGTCGATACTGAAGGAAGGCAACCCCGCCATCCTCCTGCAGCCGCCTCCCGGGACAGCAGGGATCAGTGCAGGCGCCCTGGTCAGAATGGCGGAATACGGACTGACCGCATTCCATCTGGTTCCGGGAATCGGTACGCTGGTAGGCTTGGCAGCGGACAAACCCGTTCCAGCCACACCCCTTCTGTTCTGCAAGGGGGACAAAAGAAAGCGACTCACCACCGCCGGCCTGCTGTGCGACACGGTACCCGGCATCGAAAAGATGGCTACCTCGCAAAGCGCCGACTGGTGGACCATCATCGGCCGGCAACCGGGTCTGAGCCTGAAGATGCTGGAATGGCTGGGGGCGCCAAAATCCAGCAGTGAACATGGCGACCACTACATGATGGCCCTGAACAATCTCAATGGTTGTCATCAGGACTCCGTATCACTGTTGCAACGCCTGCAATTGCTGAGATTCGTCAAGGGAATCCTGGTCGGTGTCGTCAACATGGAACCCAGCGTTCCGCGTGTACTGACATTGATTCGGGTGCTGGTGGATAGTGGTGAGGACGAACCGGCAATCCAGTTGGCGGTATCCCTGGCCGAACAACTGGCCGGACACTCGGGATCGGTACTCGACGAACCCTTTCTCCATCCCTTCCCCGAATGGCGGCGCCTCGCTCCCGCACCAGACGAGGCGCAATGGGCGTTCTCGCTCTGCCTCGCCACAGCGGAGCGACTCCGTCACCCCACCACGTTCTTCAGTCCGGAAGACAGCCTTCCGATCTGGCAAAAGCTGGTCGAATACCCCTGGTTCGCTACAGAAGCCGCTCGTGTCCTGCGATTGATCGGCACCCGCCTCTCTGCCACTTGAATGGCCCCGGAGCGCAAGGCTCCTGGAACAATTCCTCCCAACTTTCATGATGAGGGGAACAACACCCCGCATCATGAAAAGGCTCGCCCCCCTCCAGGGGGTTCGATACGGCTCGCTCTGCTCGATATTACGGGGCACTCCGTAGCAGCCCAAGAGCTTGCGGCGGGCGCCGCCTGCCGCTTTCCCTTGGGCTGGCCCTGCGGGAAAGCTCGTTTTCCTCCTAAAGTTACCCGGAAAAACGCCGTAAAGGCATCCAAGGGCGACGACTCAGGCTGCCGCCTTAACGGTAACTGACTGATTTATTAGGAGATCAAAATGGCACAAGTCATTAACACCAACGTCTCGTCGTTGAATGCCCAGCGTAACCTGAACATGTCGCAGTCGTCCCTTGCGACGGCACTGCAACGCCTGTCCTCGGGTCTGCGCATCAACAGCGCCAAGGATGATGCTGCCGGCCTGGCCATTTCCGACCGGATGTCTTCCCAGGTGCGCGGCCTCAATCAGGCCGTCCGCAACGCCAACGACGGAATCTCCCTGGCCCAGACGGCTGAAGGCGCCCTCGGCGAGACCAACAATATTCTGCAGCGCGTGCGCGAACTGTCCATTCAGTCTGCCAACGCCACCAACTCCGCTTCCGACCGCCTCGCCCTTCAGTCCGAAGTCAATCAGTTGATCTCCGAACTGGACCGCATCTCCAGTACAACATCCTTCAACGGACTGAAGCTGCTGGACGGCAACTTTGTCGCCCAAAAATTCCAGGTCGGCGCGGAAGCCAATCAGACCATTTCCCTGAGCGTCTCGGGCGCCGATTCCCAGAGCCTGGGCATCAACAAGAGCAATACCGACAACACTGTCAACGGCATCACCAACGCCACCGGCAACGCCGTGGTCTCCACCCTGAACGTGGTCGCCACCGGCTCCGATGCCACGGCCGCCAATGCCAATGCGACCGCCCAGAACTTCTACGTCACGGATCCGGATGGCAACCAGTCCTCCCCCACCAGCGTCTCGGCCAGTGCTTTTTCCTCTTCCGTCATCGCCACCTCCATTGACGGCATGGCCGGCGTCACCGCCACTGTTTCCGGCAGCAATGCCGTCACCCTCGGGGGCCTGACCGCCCTGGCTACCACCGCCATCAACGGCGACCGCATCTCCTTCACTCTGCGCAGCAATACGGGAACCGCGACCACCGCCACCGACAGCATCAACTTCGTCCGCGACACCACCACCTACGCCAATCTGCGTGACCAACTGGCCGCCGTCATCAACGCCGGCGCCACCAACACCGGCTTCACCGCCACGGCCAACGCCACCGCCAATACCGTCACCATCAACAGCGTCGGAGCCACCGCCAAGGACATCGGCGTCGAGAACTTCGCCGTCTATGACAACGTCACCAGCACCATCGGCGCAGACTTCACCGTCACTGGTGGCGCCACCAACAGCTCCGCAGCCAACATCGGCTTCAACCTGAACTTCAAGGAACTGAACGCCACCTCCAACACCGCCATCTTCGGCACAAACTTGACCACCGGCTCCGGCTCGGCACTCACCGACGATGCCTCACGCCAGATCGCCCTCGCGGTCTCCCTCAATAACACTGCCCTGACCAGCACCAACTATGCCCGTAGCGGCTCGTTCGACACGACGACCGGCACCGGCACAATGACCATCTCCTTCACCAATACCACCACCAGCAACGTCTTCAGCGCCACCATCTCCCGCACCGGCAACGGCTCCGACGCCGGCTTCGTCATCGCAACCTCCGGCGGCGCCAACCTCGCCATCAACGGCTTCACCAACAGCGGCGGCGGCTCCACCACCTCCGACTCGATGACCGTCACCTTCGGTACCGACACCGCCGGCTCCAACGGCGCCGGCGCCACCGCCAACAGCGTCAATAACAACGGCACCAACACCAACCAGTTGAACGCCGTCGCCAGCGCCAACAACACCTCGACCATCACCTTCGGCGGCAGCACCCTCACCGAGGGCACCACCACCGACAGCGCACGCCAGCTCGCCAGCATCGATGTCGTCGTCGAGCCCGGCTACACCATCACCGCCGACAACGCCACAACGGGTCAGAAACTCCTCAACATCGCCACGGCCCTGACCGCCGCGACGACGGCAACCCGCGGCCTGGCCGACGCCACTGGCGGCAACAACGTTGCCGGCCAGGATCTGACCATCAACGGCTCCGTCTCGGAAACCGTCACCATCCAGGATGATGCCTCCGCCAAGGAAATCGCCGCCCTGATCAATGCCGTTTCCGACAAGACCGGTGTCCAGGCCACCGCCCGCACTCGCGCCACCCTTACCGACCTGTCCGCGGACGGCGTCGTGTCCATGAGTCTGAATGGTTCCAGCATTTCGGCCAACGTCACTACCACCGATCTCACCGAGCTGGTCAATGCCATCAACTCCAAGACCGGCGCCACCGGTGTCGGGGCCACTCTGGACATCACCAAGACCATCGTCACCCTCGAGCATGCCAGCGGCGAGGACATCAGCATCCTCGACTTCAACAGCTCGGCGGCCGTGTCCAGCAATACCGCTCCCGAAACCGTGACCCTGGCGGTACAGGGCTACAAGGTGGACCCGGCGGACGCTACCGGCTACTCGACATCAGGCAGTGCCGTCACCCTCGAGGCAGGTGGCATCACCACGGTAGCAGGCAACCGTGACTCCACCGTGATCGGCGGCAGCATCGAGTTCAAATCCACCGGTGGCTACT from the Denitratisoma oestradiolicum genome contains:
- a CDS encoding tetratricopeptide repeat protein, whose amino-acid sequence is MKNTQLKKAEIAYKQKEYAKAEAVCRALLEEHPRQYSTLIVLANTLLMQHRFDEAESTCQKILELSPDHPRALNQLAVIYLERDRNRRGAIDCLSRAVAVEADDWEALANLGQLYIEEGMFAEGTDLLERSLRINPKNFSVHNGLGMLEKERGRPNLAVNHFRRALKLRPANQAVRNNLASCGGQALLKVELGAGHKSPEFMAAYQLAGRGEYQAAAQQFLALLEQDPNNLDIIAALAKAYLAMGDFAEALKVSDRLVQLAPDWSETHNIRGFLLGSTGGDINDIVAHFKRAAELARDDWQALINLGHLALDQESLEDAMGYFERALEISPGNIKALNGLAYIHTMRLDYGSAADLYSQMFEATPDNPVIATNLITALSKAERRDDAYQICRRYLEIENPDVTVFSVYSSARHGCLWDISKQLLPKMRAQMERTEAGLATYFVGANLGLMSEPDFSNEDLLTFHKKIGAQTSITTRPPTRAPHTKATTPRKRLRIGYLSADFNAHSVSFFFHNLFREHDPDRFEIYLYSNTAIAREDNITALYRKLAEKFLCIYGLTDEQVADRIEADGINVLVDMGGYTDRSRLAVLAYRPAPVQLSYLGYPATTGMPEVDYVLADPYLNGPENARYFTEKLLELPESFLCFGHLRLRDIANEMPLDQNGFITFGSLTNPYKLNERTLDVWCQVMHAIPDSRFYLNHPRFDWKMAIDRVTQAFVERGIDAERLTIESRRDPSGSHLGLYAHMDLSLDTMPLTGGTTTVDALSMGIPVVTRAGEVFHQRISYSVIKNIGLDVDELVSFDDREFVAKAIALASNPERIRHFRTNIPTALRSGILCDTVRFTRQLEDAYLNAWQNLCPDHPLAEFVKADDETGQQKRQYGLVSISTAPSTDDLFHYVLQERGQWYENEVHYFAEIADLFPLVWDIGDDPGVYAIPIAIAQLPSGGSTTAIRIDSDVRQLLERSSRANNLPNLKITGEADLAARPDLIRLAFMEENDSLAWMEQHWSILKEGNPAILLQPPPGTAGISAGALVRMAEYGLTAFHLVPGIGTLVGLAADKPVPATPLLFCKGDKRKRLTTAGLLCDTVPGIEKMATSQSADWWTIIGRQPGLSLKMLEWLGAPKSSSEHGDHYMMALNNLNGCHQDSVSLLQRLQLLRFVKGILVGVVNMEPSVPRVLTLIRVLVDSGEDEPAIQLAVSLAEQLAGHSGSVLDEPFLHPFPEWRRLAPAPDEAQWAFSLCLATAERLRHPTTFFSPEDSLPIWQKLVEYPWFATEAARVLRLIGTRLSAT
- a CDS encoding LbetaH domain-containing protein; amino-acid sequence: MKLLRLDHDGLLDYTHRQLSNFFPDSRPADRQVMAAHMPEALARIGRCINHVRCWTPDTFDHLHSTQYCLYLYYLSNTLWRNTGDNELATRLFLLNKALNGIDCFYEIELPDVMFIGHSVGIVLAKATYGSHLVLYQNSTVGKNHGIAPVIGEGVVMYPNTAIIGRCQIGNGTVLAQGVSIINRDTPGNCYAFANGHGGLHFTAPKRDILADIFRS
- a CDS encoding flagellin N-terminal helical domain-containing protein codes for the protein MAQVINTNVSSLNAQRNLNMSQSSLATALQRLSSGLRINSAKDDAAGLAISDRMSSQVRGLNQAVRNANDGISLAQTAEGALGETNNILQRVRELSIQSANATNSASDRLALQSEVNQLISELDRISSTTSFNGLKLLDGNFVAQKFQVGAEANQTISLSVSGADSQSLGINKSNTDNTVNGITNATGNAVVSTLNVVATGSDATAANANATAQNFYVTDPDGNQSSPTSVSASAFSSSVIATSIDGMAGVTATVSGSNAVTLGGLTALATTAINGDRISFTLRSNTGTATTATDSINFVRDTTTYANLRDQLAAVINAGATNTGFTATANATANTVTINSVGATAKDIGVENFAVYDNVTSTIGADFTVTGGATNSSAANIGFNLNFKELNATSNTAIFGTNLTTGSGSALTDDASRQIALAVSLNNTALTSTNYARSGSFDTTTGTGTMTISFTNTTTSNVFSATISRTGNGSDAGFVIATSGGANLAINGFTNSGGGSTTSDSMTVTFGTDTAGSNGAGATANSVNNNGTNTNQLNAVASANNTSTITFGGSTLTEGTTTDSARQLASIDVVVEPGYTITADNATTGQKLLNIATALTAATTATRGLADATGGNNVAGQDLTINGSVSETVTIQDDASAKEIAALINAVSDKTGVQATARTRATLTDLSADGVVSMSLNGSSISANVTTTDLTELVNAINSKTGATGVGATLDITKTIVTLEHASGEDISILDFNSSAAVSSNTAPETVTLAVQGYKVDPADATGYSTSGSAVTLEAGGITTVAGNRDSTVIGGSIEFKSTGGYFSVVSSIAEEDGGLFGGNAEDLKASTNYTVATIDVSSVVGANTAVDIIDGALAKVNSIRADLGALQNRFASTVSNLQATAENITAARSRIQDADFAQETANLTRSQILQQAGVAMLAQANALPNQVLTLLRG
- a CDS encoding NAD-dependent epimerase/dehydratase family protein is translated as MSSTVLGATGFIGARLVAYLRAHGEEVFAPPRGSPEIFSRPLGRLYYCIGMTADYGRNPAATFEAHSAYLVRLIAEASFDRIVYLSSTRLYDGLEDGDEDAALPVSVNNPRHLYDLTKALGEHFTLLHTANRGMVARLSSVYDNASDATGFLPDLFRQLAAEKAFSLDSTPNASRDYIHIDDVLAALVALMTQGQAGSIYNVGSGENVSNAEMVDLINRRGWHVVLTRPVTPMAPSPRIHIDRLRTLGVEPRSTLDYLKNQLDGIAK